From a single Miscanthus floridulus cultivar M001 chromosome 8, ASM1932011v1, whole genome shotgun sequence genomic region:
- the LOC136468463 gene encoding probable alpha,alpha-trehalose-phosphate synthase [UDP-forming] 9: MQGSTIPSWTANPSVPSMELELEPAPATAPQVNGAGGPTARRIVAAHRLPLRASEDPDSPFGFAFSIDPDAVAFQLSRGLPAPLTFIGTLPASAESKIVPSDELDNYLMENFSCLPVYLDGARHSEFYDDFCKHYLWPLVHYLLPLSPAHDGDLRFDAGMYRTFLAVNKQFADRVTEVVSPDDGDLVIVHDYHLWVLPTFLRRKCPRAGLGFFLHSSFPSPEIFSDVPVRDDLLRGLLNADLVGFQTADYARHFVTCCSRHLGVSGGARTGHTTGINYHGRTVVVKTLSVGLDLGWLRATLATPEAAAKAKEIAEAYRGRTLIVGVDDVDLFKGVKLKLLAMEKMLETHSNVHEQVVLVQINNPARSRGRDVDGVRGETQQILQRINTRFARADTAPVVMIDGPVPMSEKVAYYAAADCCVVSAVRDGLNRVPYFYTACREEAPGARKHSAVVVSEFAGCSPTLRGAIRVDPWDLEGLANAMHAAVTTMSAEEKQARHRSNYDYLRANDAVTWAQAFDDALQLACKDHSTTLFVGLGLGMSYRAATIQPSIRTLATALQ; encoded by the coding sequence ATGCAAGGAAGCACGATCCCCTCGTGGACGGCTAACCCCTCGGTCCCCTCCATGGAGCTAGAGCTAGAgccggcgccggcgacggcgccgcaAGTCAATGGAGCCGGTGGCCCGACGGCGCGCCGCATCGTGGCGGCCCACCGGCTCCCCCTCCGCGCGTCGGAGGACCCGGACTCGCCATTCGGCTTCGCCTTCTCCATCGACCCCGACGCGGTGGCGTTCCAGCTGTCGCGCGGCCTTCCGGCGCCCCTCACCTTCATCGGCACGCTGCCCGCCTCGGCCGAATCCAAGATCGTCCCCTCCGACGAGCTCGACAACTACCTCATGGAGAATTTCTCCTGCCTCCCCGTGTACCTGGACGGCGCCCGCCACAGCGAGTTCTACGACGACTTCTGCAAACACTACCTGTGGCCGCTCGTCCACTACCTGCTGCCGCTCTCGCCGGCCCACGACGGCGACCTGCGCTTCGATGCCGGTATGTACCGAACCTTCCTCGCGGTGAACAAGCAGTTCGCGGACCGCGTCACCGAGGTGGTCTCGCCGGACGACGGCGACCTCGTCATCGTCCACGACTACCACCTCTGGGTGCTGCCCACCTTCCTCCGCCGCAAGTGCCCGCGCGCCGGCCTCGGGTTCTTCCTTCACTCTTCGTTCCCCTCCCCCGAGATCTTCAGCGACGTCCCCGTCCGCGACGATCTCCTCCGAGGCCTCCTCAACGCTGACCTTGTCGGCTTCCAGACAGCCGACTACGCGCGCCACTTCGTGACCTGCTGCTCGCGCCACCTCGGCGTCTCCGGCGGCGCCCGGACCGGGCACACGACGGGTATCAACTACCACGGCCGGACCGTCGTGGTCAAGACCCTCTCCGTAGGCCTCGATTTGGGGTGGCTCCGGGCTACGCTGGCCACGCCGGAGGCCGCCGCCAAAGCGAAGGAGATCGCGGAGGCGTACCGCGGGCGGACGCTCATCGTCGGCGTGGACGACGTCGACCTCTTCAAGGGCGTGAAGCTGAAGCTGCTCGCCATGGAGAAGATGCTGGAGACGCACTCCAACGTGCACGAGCAGGTGGTGCTCGTGCAGATAAACAACCCGGCGCGCAGCCGCGGGCGCGACGTCGACGGCGTCCGCGGCGAGACGCAACAGATACTGCAGCGCATCAACACGCGCTTCGCGAGGGCCGATACAGCGCCGGTGGTCATGATCGACGGCCCCGTGCCCATGTCCGAGAAGGTGGCCTACTACGCCGCCGCCGACTGCTGCGTCGTCAGCGCCGTGCGCGACGGGCTGAACCGGGTCCCCTACTTCTACACGGCGTGCCGCGAGGAGGCCCCCGGCGCGCGGAAGCACAGCGCCGTCGTGGTGTCGGAGTTCGCCGGGTGCTCGCCGACGCTGCGCGGCGCGATCCGCGTGGACCCGTGGGACCTGGAGGGCTTGGCCAACGCCATGCACGCGGCGGTCACCACCATGAGCGCCGAGGAGAAGCAGGCGAGGCACAGGAGCAACTACGACTACCTGCGCGCGAACGACGCCGTCACCTGGGCGCAGGCGTTCGACGACGCCCTGCAGCTCGCCTGCAAGGACCACTCGACGACGTTGTTCGTCGGCCTCGGGTTGGGGATGAGCTACCGCGCCGCCACGATCCAGCCGAGCATCAGGACGCTCGCGACAGCCCTGCAGTAG